TACGGCGTGCTCCTCATCATCGACGAGGTGAAGACGGGTTTCCGCGTTGCCAAGGGCGGTATCCAGTCCCTGCACAACGTGAAGCCGGACATCTGCACCTTCGCCAAGGCCATGGCCAACGGCTATCCCATCGCCGCCATCGGCGGGCGCGAAGAGGTGATGCGCACCTTCCGGCCGGGCGGCGCAGCCCATGGCGGAACCTACACGGCGCACTCCGTTTCCATGGCCGCCGCGGAACGCTGCCTGCAGATCTTGGACGAAACACCGGCCCTCGCCACACTCGCCGCCTATGGCGAGAGCCTGAAGTCCGGCATGAAGCAGATCCTCGACCGGCGTGGCATCGTGCACTCCTTCTCCGGCCACCCCTCCATGTTCGGGTTGTTCTTCGCGCCACAGCCGCCCAACGACTACCGTGCCTGGAAGAAGTCCGATTACAGTTTCTACGACAAGCTCGCCCGTCACATGCAGGACAACAACATCATCGTGGAACCGGACTCCCGCGAACCGCTGTTCATGTGCGAGGCCCACGATCAATCCTGCCTCGCCGACACGCTGCGCGCCTTCGAAACATCCGTCGATCTGACGCTGGAGCAGGTGGAAGAGGAGCGCCGCGCCTCGTGAGCCGCCACGACGCCATCATCGTTGGGGGAGGCCACAACGGCCTCGTCACGGCCTGCTATCTCGCAAAGGCGGGCGTGAAGACGCTGGTGGTGGAGAAGAACGACTGGGTGGGCGGTGCTGCCGTTTCCCGCTCGCTCTATCCCGCCTTCACCTATTCCAACTGCTCCTACGTCTCCTCTCTGCTCCGGCCGGAGATCATGCGCGAACTGGAGCTGCCGAAGCACGGGCTGCAAATCCTTCCCTATGAAGGCGGCGCGGTCTTCACCCAGGATGGCGGTTATCTCGCCATGTACCGCGATCACGACGCAAACCGCCGCGAGTTCGCGCGCTTTTCTGCCCACGACGCGGAGAGCTACGACCGCTATGCCCGCGACGTGCTGCGTCACTGCCGCTTCATCCGGCCCCTCCTGCTCCGCACGCCCCCCGATCCCACCTCGCTGAAACCGCGCGACCTCTCCGAGATGGCTTACATCGGCCGCAAGATCTTCGACATGCCGGAAGAAGACATCTCCGCCATGATCCGTTTCTGGACCATGAGCATCTCGGATTTCCTGGACGAGTATTTTGAAAGCCCGGTGATCAAGGCCTACCTCGCGGTGTCCTCCATCATCGGAACGGCCCTTGGCCCCATGTCACCCGGCTCCGCCTACGTGTTGCTGCATCACTACATGGGCGATGTGGACGGCAACATTGGCGCATGGGGCTTTGCGCGGGGCGGCATGGGCGCCATCACCCAGGCCTTGATGGCCTCGTTCAAGGCGGCAGGCGGCGAAGTCCGAACCGGTTCCGGCGTGGAGAAGATCCTTGTGAGCAATGGCCGCGCGACCGGTGTTGCACTCGCCAATGGCGACACGTTCACCGCGCCCCTCGTCATCTCCAACATGGATGTGAAGCGCACCTTCCTGAAGCACGTGGATGAACGCGACCTGCCTTCCGCATTCGTGAAGAGCGTGAAGCGCTTCAAGATAAGGGGCTCATCCGGCAAGGTGAACATCGCCCTTGATGCGCTGCCGCGCTTTCCTGCGCTGCCGGAGGATTCGCCCTGCATCAGGGGCGACATGCATTTCACCGACTCGATCGAACGTCTCGAACTGGCCTACGACGACTGGAAGGAGGGCCGCTTCTCGCGCGATCCCTTCCTCGACATGATGATCCCGACGACGACCGATCCCACCATGACCCCGCCGGGCAAGCACTTCATGAGCTGCTTCGTGCAATATGCGCCACCCAAAATCGAAGGCCGCGACTGGTCAGACGCCGACCGCGACGCATTCGGCCAAACGGTGCTGAACCAGATCGAAGCATATTCACCGGGCTTCAAGAACCTCGTGCTCCACGCCGAAGTGCGCACGCCCCGCGAACTCGAAGCGGAAGTGGGTCTCACCGAGGGCAACATTTTTCAGGGCGAACTCACCTTCGACCAATTGCTCTTTAACCGTCCCGTGCCCGGCTACGCACAATACCGCTCCCCCATCGACGGGCTGTGGATGTGTGGCTCTTCCACACATCCGGGGGGAGGCGTGATGGGGGCACCCGGCCGCAACGCCGCCGCGGAAATCCTCCGCACACTGAGGAAATCATCCGGCATGGGAGATGCTTATGCCGTCCTCTGATGCCATCGTCATCGGAGGCGGCATCAACGGTCTCGCCGCAGCGGGCCGCCTTGCGCAGGCGGGCGCGAACGTAACCCTGCTGGAATCCGCCCCCGCGACGGGCGGCATGGCAGCGCTCGCCCATCTCTGCACGGGAATCGATGCGCGGATCGAGAAGGCCTTCGCACTTTCCGCGCATGGCCTGGACTGGGTGGAACAGAATGTCTCCACCACAGCCTTATCGGCCTCCGGCGATCATCTCGTCCTCAAGGGACCCTTTGCCGAAACGGTGGATGGTTCGCTGTCTGTGGAGGATCATGCGGCATGGAAGGCACTCCGCACCACCCTGCTCCGCAATGCCGCCCTTCTCGTGCCCTTCAAGCAGATGCCTCCGCCACGCCTCGCTCGCGATCACGGGCTGCCGCTGTGGGAGGCACTGAGGCATGGCCTCGCGATCCGCCGCATGGGCCGCGACAACCTGCGCGAATTCATGCGCCTGATGCTCATCAACGTTGCCGATGTTCTCGACGATGAACTCACCGATGACCGGCTGAAGGGCGTGCTCGCCTTCGATACGGTGCTCGGACATCACGCCGGCCCGCGTTCTCCCAATTCCCTGCTCGGTCTCTACCATCGCATCTCTGGGCAGGTGGCGGGACGCCAGGCTGCGCTCGCTCTGCCGCGCGGTGGCATGGCGGCGATCACCACTGCGCTTCATAAAGCCGTGGCTGCGGCAGGCGTCACCATCCGGTGCAACAGTGCCGTGACGCGCATATCCGCCGACGCCGAGCGGGTGCAGTCCGTCACGCTGGCATCGGGAGAGGTGCTCACTTCCGGATTGGTGGTCTCAGCACTGCATCCCGCCAGCACACTGCTTTCGCTGGCGGGAGCGCCGCAATTCGATACCGGCGTGGTGCGCCGCGTGCGGAACATCCGCAGCCGCGGCACCACGGCACGGCTGAACCTCACTCTCTCCGAGGTGCCTGATTTCCGTGGAGCGGGCCATCGCAGCCGCCTCGTCATCGCGCCCTCGGTCAGCGCCGTGGAGCGCGCTTTCAACGCCGTCAAATACGGCGCATTCTCCCCCGAGCCCGTGATGGAGATAGTGCTTCCCCACGCCTTCGCCCCCGATCCGGAGAGCGGCGCACCCACACTGTCGGCACTCGTTCAATTTGCGCCCCATGATTTGCGCATGGGCTGGGCAAAAGGGAAACCCGCCTTCCTCAAGGCCATCATGGACCAGTTGGAACGATATGCCCCCGGCATCGGAAAGCAGGTGACGGCAGCAGAGGTGATGACGCCGCACGACATCGCGGAACGCCACGGCGCACCCGGAGGCCAGTGGCACCACGCGGAGCTGTCGGTCGAACAGATGCTGTTTCTCCGGCCGGCCATCGGCCTGGCACAATATGCAACGCCCCTGCGCGGTCTCTACCTCGCCAGCGCCGCCATGCATCCGGGCGGAGGCGTGAATGGCAGTGCAGGCTGGAATGCCGCCGGAGCAGCGCTCGCCAAGGCAGGTGCGCCATGAAGAACGCCCACCTCCATTTCCGCCGGCCGCTGCAGACCACGCCCTTCCATGCCCGCACGGCGGCCGCCAATCGCCTGAATGCCTGGGCGCCTTGGGCGGGCTACACCACGTCGCTGAACTTCGGCGATGACTCCATGGAGTACACCGCCATCCGCAACCAGGCTGGCCTCTACGACCTCAGTCCGATGGTGAAGTACGACATCACCGGCCCCGATGCCGTGCGCTTCCTCAACCGCCTCACGCTGCGCAACGTGGAGAAGCTGCAGCCAGGTCACGTCCACTACACGGCATGGTGCGACGATGCCGGCAAACTCATCGACGACGGCACCCTCTTCCACCTCATGTCCGGCCGCTATCGCCTGTGCTGCCAGGAGCGTCATCTGCCCTGGCTCCGCGACAGCGCCATCGGCTTCAACGTGAACGTGAGCGACGTCAGCGAGGACATTGCCGCGCTCTCCCTGCAAGGGCCTTGCGCCTATGCCATCCTGGCCGGCGCGGGCTTCGACGGCGCCAAGATGCTGAAGCCGTTCCAGTTGGCGGACTACCGCTTCGGCACATCCGGCAAGGTGATGATCTCCCGCACCGGCTTCACGGCCGATCTGGGCTACGAACTCTGGACATCACCGGCCAACGCCCTCGATCTCTGGGACCACCTGATGACGGCCGGCGCGCTGCACGGCCTCCGTCCCATCGGCACGACGGCGCTCAACATGGCCCGCATCGAGGCGGGCTTCATGATCGCCAACATGGATTTCATCAGCGCCACCACGGCACTCCGCCCGGACCGCACCCGTTCGCCCTTCGACATGGGCCTCGACTGGATGATCGATTTCGACAAGGGCCCTTTCAACGGACGCGCCGCGCTGAAGCGGGAACGCGACGCGGGACGCACGCCATGGGCATTCGTGGGGCTGGACATCGACGGCAATGTGGAGGCCGAACACGCCCTGGTCTACTATAACCGGAAACATGAGGTGGGCCACATCACCGCGGCCTTGTGGTCTCCGACGACAAAGCGCAACATCGCCCTCGCCATGCTGCGACGTCCATACCACGCGGAGAAATCCAACAACCTCTGGGTGGAAATCTACGCGCCGCGCGAGTTGGAGTATCACAAGCTGATGGTGAGAGCGTCGGTCGTTCCCCGGCAATTCTTCAATCCTCCGCGCCGGCGCGCCACACCGCCAGGGCTGTTTTGATGGAGGCATGACCATGGATCACCCTCGCACCTATCATCCCGCGTCCCCGATCCTTGGCTTCTGCCCGCCTGCCCTTCCCGCCCGCTGGTACACCGATGCCGCGCATTTCACCCGCGAACGCGCGGCCATCCAGGCCACAAGCTGGACCTATGTTGGCCGCGTCAACGACCTGCCCAAACTCACGCTGCGCCGCGTCGAGGTGGCGGGTCAGAACCTGATGCTGGTGAAGGACGAGGCGGGAACAGTGCGCTGCTTCCACAACACCTGCCGTCATCGCGGCTCGGAAATCTGCCTGCAGCCCGAACAGCGCCTGAAGGCGAAGCTGATCTCCTGCCCCTATCACGAGTGGGGCTACGACCTCACGGGCCGCCTCGCCCGCATTCCCCATGTTCCGGAAACACCGGGCTTCGACAAGTCAGCACACAATCTGCTCTCCGCCCATGTGAAACTGTGGAACGGTTTCATCTTCGTCTGCCTCGCACAGGATCCCCCGGATTTCGCCGCGGCCCCCGACATGGGAGCGACCGCCCTCGCCAACTGGCCGATGGAAACGCTTCTCACCGGCCACCGCGAAACGACCGTGCTGAACTGCAACTGGAAGGTCTTCTGGGAGAATTACAACGAATGCCTGCACTGCCCGGGCATTCATCCGAGCCTGTGCGACATGGTCCCCGTCTACGGCAAGGGCGTGATGAGCAATGCCGAGACGCCAGGCTGGACTCCGGGCGATGCACCCGCCTCGCCATTGAAGGAAGGTGCCCGCACGTGGACGCGCAATGGCCTGCCCTGTGGTCCGGAATTTGCCGACCTCAGCGAGGCGCAGCGCACCGCAGCCTTTACCTTCGTCACCCTGCTGCCCACCATGTATGTCGTCGCCCATGTGGACTACGTCCGCGCAGTCACCGTGCGAGCCCTCTCGCCGGAGGAAACCGAACTCACCGCCGAATGGCTCTTTCCGGCGGAGACTCTCGCCGCACCTGGCTTCGATCTCTCCAATGTCGTCGATTTCGCCATGACCGTGATCCGCGAGGATGGCGCGGCCAGCGAGATGAACCAGCGCGGCTTGCGCAACGCGCACTTCGAACACGGCACGCTGATGCCGCAGGAATTCGACGTTTTCAACTTCCAGCAGTGGGTGCGCCGCAAGCTCGGCGAACCGCTGGTGCAACAGCAAGTGACGTGACTAGAATGAGAAAACACCAATGAGAAACGACAGGGAAAGGAAACACCCATGACTCTCAATCGCCGCAAGGCTCTTCAACTGGCGGGCAGCAGCACGCTTCTCGCCATGCCCTTCGTCCAGCGTGCCCGGGCCGAAGACAAGATCCTCAACGTCTACAACTGGGCCGACTACATCGGCGAAACGACCATTGAGGATTTCCAGAAGGCCACAGGCATCGCCGTGACCTACGACACCTACAGCTCGACCGACGAGATGCAGGCCAAGATGCTGGCCGGAAGCACGGGCTATGACGTGGTCGACATGGCGGGTATCAGCCTGTCGCGTTTCGTGGCCGCCAAGATTTACCAGAAGATCGACAGGTCCAAGCTGCCCAACTGGAAGAACCTCGATCCGGTCATCCTCAACATCCTCGAAGGCTTCGATCCCGGCATCCAGTATTCCATGCCCTACATGTGGGGCTCCGTCGGCTTCACCTACAATGTGGACATGGTGAAGGAACGCATCCCCGATGCCGACCTTGACTCGATGGACCTCGTGATGAAGCCGGAACTCGCCCAAAAGCTCTCCGACTGCGGCATCTCATGGCTTGATGAACCGACGGACACCATCATGCTGCTGCTCGATTATCTCGGCAAGCCGCGCAACGTCTATGCGCCCGCGGACATGGATGCCGTCGTCGAGGCCTTCAAGAAAATCCGCTCCACCGTGCGCACTTTCGACAGCACGAACTATCTCAACGCACTGCCCAACTCCGAACTCTGCGTCGCCAACAACTGGTCCGGCGATTATTCCACGGCCAAGGCGCGCGCCGCCGAGGCGGGCGTCAAGATCAATCTCGCGTATTCCGTGCCGAAGACCGGCGCGCCCGCCTGGTTCGACGTGTTCTGTATCCCGGCGGATGCCAAGAACGTGGAAAATGCCCACACCTTCCTCAACTACATGATGGAGCCCGAGGTCATCGCCAAGTGCACCAACTTCACCAACTATGCCAACGCGAACCTTGCCTCCAAGGCCTTCCTCAATCCGGACGTTCTGGCCAACTCGGCAGTCTATCCCACCGATGACCAGATGAAACGCCTGTGGACTCCGAAGCCGCTGACAGAAGAACAGGACCGCGCCCTCACTGAAACCTTCAACAGGATGAAGGCCGGTTGAGCCATCAGCGGCACGGGGGCACATCATGACGGCAGGCGAGTCCGCACCTCAGCAACCGGACTTCATCCACATCGAGGGTGTCACCAAGTCTTTCGGCAGCTTCAAGGCCGTGGACAACGTGACACTCTCCATCAGCAAGGGCGAACTCTTCGCCCTGCTGGGTGGCTCCGGTTGCGGCAAGACCACGTTGCTTCGCATGCTGGCGGGGTTTGAAACGCCGACTGCGGGCCGCATCTTCATCGACGGGCAGGACATGGCGGGCGTGCCCGCATATGAGCGGCCCGTCAACATGATGTTCCAGTCCTACGCCCTCTTCCCCCACATGACCGTGGCGAAGAACGTGGGTTATGGCCTGAAGCATGAAGACATGACGCAGACGCAGCGCGAGGACCGCGTGCGCGAAATGCTCAACCTGGTGCAGATGTCCCACCTCGCCGACCGCAAGCCGCACCAGCTCTCCGGCGGCCAGCGTCAGCGCGTGGCGCTGGCCCGCTCGCTTGCAAAATTGCCCAAGCTCCCGCTGCTCGATGAACCGCTCGGTGCTCTCGACAAGAAGCTGCGTGAGCACACCCAGTTCGAGATCGCCAACATCCAATACAAGCTGGGCATCACTTTCGTGGTCGTCACCCACGACCAGGAGGAGGCGATGACACTGGCCTCGCGCATTGCCGTCATGGACAAGGGTCTGATCCGCCAGATCGGTTCGCCGTCGGATATCTACGAACATCCCAACAGCCGCTTCGTGGCCGATTTCATCGGTTCCGCAAACATGGTGGAGGCGGAAGTGACGAAAGCTGATGGCGCGGAAACCGAGGTGTTGTCGCCGTCGCTGGGCCATCCCATCCTCGTTGCATCCAACGGCTACAGGAAGGGCGACAAGGTGACACTCGCCTTCCGCCCGGAGAAAGTGACGATCTCCCGCAAGAAGCCCGCAGCGGCAAAAAATGTGCTGAAGGGCACGGTGCAGGATTTCGGATACTTTGGAAAGGATTCGCTCTACCGCATCAAGCTGCCAACGGGCCACGTTCTCTCCGTCAACGCCGTGAACGCCGAGCGGGCCGCCGCCGAACAGGCCGTCGCCACCTGGGAAGACGAAGTCTACCTCACCATCGCCCCTGCTGCGGCCATGCTCTTTGGAGCGGAAACATGAGCGGCAGCGCGGCAGGCTGGTTCAACCGCAGGGGCTGGCGCGACGTCATCATCGGCTCGCCCTATCTCTGGCTCGTGCTGTTCTTTCTGCTGCCCTTCGTCATCGTCATCGTGATGAGCTTTG
The nucleotide sequence above comes from Hyphomicrobiales bacterium. Encoded proteins:
- a CDS encoding NAD(P)/FAD-dependent oxidoreductase, with protein sequence MPSSDAIVIGGGINGLAAAGRLAQAGANVTLLESAPATGGMAALAHLCTGIDARIEKAFALSAHGLDWVEQNVSTTALSASGDHLVLKGPFAETVDGSLSVEDHAAWKALRTTLLRNAALLVPFKQMPPPRLARDHGLPLWEALRHGLAIRRMGRDNLREFMRLMLINVADVLDDELTDDRLKGVLAFDTVLGHHAGPRSPNSLLGLYHRISGQVAGRQAALALPRGGMAAITTALHKAVAAAGVTIRCNSAVTRISADAERVQSVTLASGEVLTSGLVVSALHPASTLLSLAGAPQFDTGVVRRVRNIRSRGTTARLNLTLSEVPDFRGAGHRSRLVIAPSVSAVERAFNAVKYGAFSPEPVMEIVLPHAFAPDPESGAPTLSALVQFAPHDLRMGWAKGKPAFLKAIMDQLERYAPGIGKQVTAAEVMTPHDIAERHGAPGGQWHHAELSVEQMLFLRPAIGLAQYATPLRGLYLASAAMHPGGGVNGSAGWNAAGAALAKAGAP
- a CDS encoding aminomethyl transferase family protein — encoded protein: MKNAHLHFRRPLQTTPFHARTAAANRLNAWAPWAGYTTSLNFGDDSMEYTAIRNQAGLYDLSPMVKYDITGPDAVRFLNRLTLRNVEKLQPGHVHYTAWCDDAGKLIDDGTLFHLMSGRYRLCCQERHLPWLRDSAIGFNVNVSDVSEDIAALSLQGPCAYAILAGAGFDGAKMLKPFQLADYRFGTSGKVMISRTGFTADLGYELWTSPANALDLWDHLMTAGALHGLRPIGTTALNMARIEAGFMIANMDFISATTALRPDRTRSPFDMGLDWMIDFDKGPFNGRAALKRERDAGRTPWAFVGLDIDGNVEAEHALVYYNRKHEVGHITAALWSPTTKRNIALAMLRRPYHAEKSNNLWVEIYAPRELEYHKLMVRASVVPRQFFNPPRRRATPPGLF
- a CDS encoding NAD(P)/FAD-dependent oxidoreductase, translated to MSRHDAIIVGGGHNGLVTACYLAKAGVKTLVVEKNDWVGGAAVSRSLYPAFTYSNCSYVSSLLRPEIMRELELPKHGLQILPYEGGAVFTQDGGYLAMYRDHDANRREFARFSAHDAESYDRYARDVLRHCRFIRPLLLRTPPDPTSLKPRDLSEMAYIGRKIFDMPEEDISAMIRFWTMSISDFLDEYFESPVIKAYLAVSSIIGTALGPMSPGSAYVLLHHYMGDVDGNIGAWGFARGGMGAITQALMASFKAAGGEVRTGSGVEKILVSNGRATGVALANGDTFTAPLVISNMDVKRTFLKHVDERDLPSAFVKSVKRFKIRGSSGKVNIALDALPRFPALPEDSPCIRGDMHFTDSIERLELAYDDWKEGRFSRDPFLDMMIPTTTDPTMTPPGKHFMSCFVQYAPPKIEGRDWSDADRDAFGQTVLNQIEAYSPGFKNLVLHAEVRTPRELEAEVGLTEGNIFQGELTFDQLLFNRPVPGYAQYRSPIDGLWMCGSSTHPGGGVMGAPGRNAAAEILRTLRKSSGMGDAYAVL
- a CDS encoding aromatic ring-hydroxylating dioxygenase subunit alpha, giving the protein MDHPRTYHPASPILGFCPPALPARWYTDAAHFTRERAAIQATSWTYVGRVNDLPKLTLRRVEVAGQNLMLVKDEAGTVRCFHNTCRHRGSEICLQPEQRLKAKLISCPYHEWGYDLTGRLARIPHVPETPGFDKSAHNLLSAHVKLWNGFIFVCLAQDPPDFAAAPDMGATALANWPMETLLTGHRETTVLNCNWKVFWENYNECLHCPGIHPSLCDMVPVYGKGVMSNAETPGWTPGDAPASPLKEGARTWTRNGLPCGPEFADLSEAQRTAAFTFVTLLPTMYVVAHVDYVRAVTVRALSPEETELTAEWLFPAETLAAPGFDLSNVVDFAMTVIREDGAASEMNQRGLRNAHFEHGTLMPQEFDVFNFQQWVRRKLGEPLVQQQVT
- a CDS encoding ABC transporter ATP-binding protein codes for the protein MTAGESAPQQPDFIHIEGVTKSFGSFKAVDNVTLSISKGELFALLGGSGCGKTTLLRMLAGFETPTAGRIFIDGQDMAGVPAYERPVNMMFQSYALFPHMTVAKNVGYGLKHEDMTQTQREDRVREMLNLVQMSHLADRKPHQLSGGQRQRVALARSLAKLPKLPLLDEPLGALDKKLREHTQFEIANIQYKLGITFVVVTHDQEEAMTLASRIAVMDKGLIRQIGSPSDIYEHPNSRFVADFIGSANMVEAEVTKADGAETEVLSPSLGHPILVASNGYRKGDKVTLAFRPEKVTISRKKPAAAKNVLKGTVQDFGYFGKDSLYRIKLPTGHVLSVNAVNAERAAAEQAVATWEDEVYLTIAPAAAMLFGAET
- a CDS encoding polyamine ABC transporter substrate-binding protein, with amino-acid sequence MTLNRRKALQLAGSSTLLAMPFVQRARAEDKILNVYNWADYIGETTIEDFQKATGIAVTYDTYSSTDEMQAKMLAGSTGYDVVDMAGISLSRFVAAKIYQKIDRSKLPNWKNLDPVILNILEGFDPGIQYSMPYMWGSVGFTYNVDMVKERIPDADLDSMDLVMKPELAQKLSDCGISWLDEPTDTIMLLLDYLGKPRNVYAPADMDAVVEAFKKIRSTVRTFDSTNYLNALPNSELCVANNWSGDYSTAKARAAEAGVKINLAYSVPKTGAPAWFDVFCIPADAKNVENAHTFLNYMMEPEVIAKCTNFTNYANANLASKAFLNPDVLANSAVYPTDDQMKRLWTPKPLTEEQDRALTETFNRMKAG